From Bacteroidales bacterium, one genomic window encodes:
- a CDS encoding SDR family NAD(P)-dependent oxidoreductase translates to MKLQDWKINNQRRFSEIPLRPFALVTGGSSGMGAEYSKQLAALGYNILLVSNQEKAGIDMAAQISERQHCANCTESLYKETEVKYTGTGQCVIALYRNLALPDAAQELFDYCQLHNFDIEVLVNNAGMFFFEEVTDVSPAKIDTILNLHIHTLTMLCRLFGEKMKQRKTNGGGTAGVEQPNGYIINMSSISTFTPYCGITLYTATKSYIRTFSRAFYLEMKKAGIHVTVICPGAVATPLYNLKSNLMNLGVHLGIIARPQKIVRRALAASYKGRKECIPTMLDYAYRPFYALVPDSFKFYMRRKLHLGEFKKV, encoded by the coding sequence ATGAAATTGCAAGATTGGAAAATAAATAATCAAAGGAGATTTTCAGAAATACCTCTGCGTCCTTTCGCACTTGTAACGGGCGGAAGCAGCGGCATGGGTGCGGAGTATTCCAAACAGCTTGCAGCCCTTGGATACAACATTCTGCTTGTCAGCAATCAAGAAAAAGCGGGGATAGATATGGCTGCACAAATATCTGAGCGGCAGCATTGTGCAAACTGCACGGAGTCTTTGTACAAAGAGACAGAAGTTAAATATACAGGCACAGGACAATGTGTTATAGCGCTATACAGAAATCTTGCATTGCCGGATGCCGCGCAGGAGCTGTTTGATTATTGCCAGCTGCACAATTTTGATATAGAAGTGCTGGTAAATAACGCCGGAATGTTCTTCTTTGAAGAAGTTACAGATGTATCTCCGGCAAAAATTGATACAATATTAAATCTTCATATTCACACGCTTACAATGCTCTGCAGACTTTTTGGAGAGAAGATGAAGCAAAGGAAAACAAACGGAGGAGGTACGGCGGGTGTAGAACAGCCCAATGGTTACATTATCAACATGTCCTCCATCTCAACTTTCACCCCCTATTGCGGCATAACTCTGTATACTGCAACAAAGTCATACATAAGGACTTTCAGCCGCGCATTTTATCTGGAGATGAAGAAGGCGGGAATACATGTTACGGTAATTTGCCCCGGTGCGGTAGCAACTCCGCTTTACAATTTGAAGAGCAATCTTATGAATCTTGGCGTACATCTTGGAATAATTGCGCGTCCGCAAAAGATTGTAAGACGGGCGCTTGCAGCATCTTATAAAGGGCGCAAGGAATGCATTCCAACAATGCTGGACTACGCATATCGCCCCTTTTATGCCTTGGTTCCCGATAGTTTTAAATTTTATATGAGACGCAAATTGCATCTGGGAGAGTTTAAGAAAGTATAA
- a CDS encoding DUF748 domain-containing protein, which produces MSVWSKLGKIPKVIILVVAIVLAIVILLGIFSGPIAKYYIEHHDKELVGRKVRIEKLVINPVFGTVKARNLNVFEKDDKAHFLAFRNLNAKMSVVKLISKKFNINRIEFDSLDINILQNGKKFNFDDILAKFKSDPSKKDTAAKPWIIDINNIAILKSHLNYKDLQVGSKWGFNKINIKIPRVYFAGKNTDAGINLNFAEGGSLSAKLAYNMESSMYDLSVIIRKFTLEGVLPYVQQSLNADKMGGLLSLNMHVKGNQEHILEADVKGRASIHNFSLSSEKEGLIISLDSASTNIADLDLRKNVGSFDYIRLYNPKTQYVMHRDSTNNFTYLMKKSSKSSSSKSASSSKPMRISIKEMRLYDGNVTYKDEALPGGFDYALSEINVMADNLNPDTDNHIKGNAVLGKAGKVNFDWAGNFDNMRNMDLRLTLKNIDFTDFTPYSMHFVGNKLEGGVLQFISRNVIKNNKLVGDNKLEIFKPKVSKRINQNPVYKLPVRLGVYVLTDRKGLMAMDLPVTGDLDNPKFSYRKIIFKAIGNVLVKVAVAPFSAIGSLFGAGKENFDHVEFDAGLSDFNTKEYTTFKQIVEVAGHKPQMSVKFDQEVNMSEVKKDFTRYLC; this is translated from the coding sequence ATGTCAGTTTGGAGCAAACTTGGAAAAATTCCAAAGGTTATAATTTTAGTAGTAGCAATTGTTCTTGCTATAGTTATACTGCTAGGCATATTCAGCGGCCCCATTGCAAAGTACTACATTGAGCACCATGATAAAGAGCTGGTTGGCAGGAAGGTGCGCATAGAAAAATTAGTTATTAACCCCGTTTTCGGTACGGTAAAGGCGCGCAACCTTAACGTGTTTGAAAAAGATGACAAGGCTCATTTTCTTGCATTTAGAAACTTGAATGCAAAAATGAGCGTTGTAAAATTGATATCTAAGAAGTTTAATATCAACAGGATAGAATTTGATTCCCTGGACATAAATATTCTTCAGAACGGAAAGAAGTTCAACTTTGATGATATTCTTGCAAAATTCAAGTCAGATCCATCAAAAAAGGATACCGCTGCAAAGCCTTGGATAATAGATATTAATAACATCGCTATTTTAAAAAGCCACTTAAATTATAAAGATTTGCAGGTGGGCAGCAAGTGGGGATTCAATAAAATCAACATCAAAATTCCGCGTGTTTACTTTGCCGGAAAGAATACTGATGCAGGTATAAATCTGAACTTTGCAGAAGGCGGTTCGCTCTCGGCAAAACTTGCCTACAATATGGAGAGCAGCATGTATGACCTCAGCGTAATAATCCGCAAATTTACCCTGGAAGGTGTTCTGCCTTATGTACAGCAATCTTTGAATGCAGACAAAATGGGAGGTTTGCTTTCACTAAACATGCACGTGAAAGGAAATCAGGAACACATTCTGGAGGCGGACGTAAAAGGGCGCGCATCTATACACAATTTCTCTTTATCATCTGAAAAAGAAGGACTTATAATATCTTTGGATAGCGCATCCACAAATATTGCGGACTTGGATTTAAGAAAGAACGTAGGCAGCTTTGACTACATCCGCCTATACAATCCAAAGACCCAGTACGTTATGCACAGGGACAGCACCAATAACTTCACATACCTGATGAAGAAATCATCCAAGAGTTCTTCCTCTAAGAGCGCATCCTCTTCCAAGCCAATGAGAATCAGCATAAAAGAGATGCGTCTTTATGACGGCAATGTCACATATAAAGATGAAGCGCTTCCCGGAGGATTTGATTACGCGCTAAGCGAGATTAATGTAATGGCAGATAATCTTAATCCAGATACGGACAACCATATAAAGGGTAATGCAGTTTTAGGCAAAGCAGGAAAAGTTAATTTTGACTGGGCAGGTAACTTTGATAACATGCGCAACATGGATTTGCGCCTGACACTTAAGAACATAGACTTTACTGACTTCACTCCATACTCTATGCACTTTGTAGGCAACAAGCTGGAAGGCGGCGTGCTGCAGTTTATCAGCCGCAACGTCATTAAGAATAACAAACTTGTCGGTGACAACAAATTGGAAATTTTTAAGCCAAAAGTCAGCAAGAGAATTAACCAAAACCCCGTTTACAAATTGCCGGTTCGTCTTGGAGTTTATGTTTTGACAGACCGCAAAGGGCTTATGGCCATGGATTTACCTGTAACGGGAGATTTGGACAATCCTAAGTTCTCTTATAGAAAAATAATTTTCAAAGCTATAGGAAATGTATTGGTTAAAGTTGCGGTTGCTCCATTCTCAGCAATAGGAAGTTTGTTTGGCGCAGGCAAAGAGAACTTTGACCACGTAGAATTTGATGCCGGGCTAAGTGATTTTAACACAAAGGAATATACAACCTTTAAACAAATTGTAGAAGTTGCCGGGCACAAACCTCAAATGAGCGTAAAGTTTGACCAGGAGGTAAATATGAGCGAGGTAAAAAAGGACTTTACACGGTATTTATGTTAA
- a CDS encoding SDR family NAD(P)-dependent oxidoreductase yields MERIAVITGATGGIGTEVCKYLMTNRYKVYALCRNMQKAEALKEECAKICREKNINPAPNFHIIPADMEDFESVDNAVKHIVTVLEKKEWEETSIDLLINNAGVIAPAMKITKDLHETMLQVNYLAPRRITTSLLPYMNQEDGKIINTVSVTMNWWPLDDDDRRFYRLKNYGRSKLCLALFTIALNRKMLKQHSKIRAIAADPGVVNTKMITMHKWYDALADKLFRPFIKSPARGAKAIINAINCDERGETRLCKENKITTFKSGIYKELDKNKEKFKIK; encoded by the coding sequence ATGGAACGTATAGCAGTAATAACAGGAGCAACAGGAGGAATTGGAACAGAAGTATGCAAATACCTGATGACCAATAGATATAAAGTTTATGCACTTTGCCGCAATATGCAAAAAGCAGAAGCGCTAAAAGAAGAGTGCGCCAAAATCTGCCGGGAGAAAAATATTAATCCTGCTCCTAACTTCCACATAATACCGGCAGACATGGAGGATTTTGAAAGCGTTGATAATGCTGTGAAACACATTGTTACAGTCCTGGAGAAAAAAGAGTGGGAAGAGACCTCAATAGATTTGCTGATAAATAATGCAGGCGTCATTGCACCGGCAATGAAGATAACAAAGGATTTGCATGAGACAATGCTTCAAGTTAACTATCTGGCGCCCAGAAGAATAACCACGTCACTCCTGCCATACATGAATCAGGAAGACGGCAAAATAATAAATACGGTTTCAGTAACAATGAATTGGTGGCCGCTGGATGACGATGACAGAAGATTCTACAGATTAAAGAATTACGGCCGTTCAAAGCTTTGCCTTGCGCTGTTTACCATTGCATTGAACCGCAAAATGCTCAAACAACACTCAAAAATTAGAGCAATTGCAGCTGATCCGGGTGTAGTAAACACTAAAATGATTACCATGCATAAATGGTATGATGCGCTGGCTGACAAGCTTTTTCGCCCATTCATCAAGAGTCCGGCCAGGGGAGCCAAAGCAATAATAAACGCAATAAATTGTGATGAAAGAGGAGAAACACGTTTGTGCAAAGAGAATAAAATCACTACTTTTAAAAGCGGCATCTATAAAGAGCTAGATAAAAACAAGGAAAAATTTAAAATAAAATAA